The following are from one region of the Hyla sarda isolate aHylSar1 chromosome 6, aHylSar1.hap1, whole genome shotgun sequence genome:
- the LHX9 gene encoding LIM/homeobox protein Lhx9 isoform X4, protein MEIVGCRTEESAYPFRPAAMLFHGITGGHIQGIMEEMERRSKSADSRLAKTIQVNGRETRMPPLSPEKPALCAGCGGKISDRYYLLAVDKQWHLRCLKCCECKLALESELTCFAKDGSIYCKEDYYRFSVQRCARCHLGISASEMVMRARESVYHLSCFTCTTCNKTLSTGDHFGMKENLVYCRVHFELLVQGDFHPQLNYTELSAKGGGLSTLPYFTNGTGAVQKGRPRKRKSPALGVDIINYTSGCNENDTDLDRDQSYPPSQKTKRMRTSFKHHQLRTMKSYFAINHNPDAKDLKQLAQKTGLTKRVLQGEQCSGFNSHTTRRLKIP, encoded by the exons ATGGAAATTGTGGGGTGCAGAACAGAAGAAAGTGCCTATCCCTTCCGACCAGCAGCCATGCTCTTCCATGGGATAACAGGGGGACATATACAAGGGATCATGGAAGAGATGGAGAGAAGGTCCAAGTCAGCAGATAGCCGCCTAGCCAAAACTATCCAGGTCAATGGCAGAGAAACA AGAATGCCGCCACTCAGCCCGGAGAAGCCAGCTCTGTGTGCAGGATGTGGAGGGAAGATCTCTGACAGATACTACCTATTGGCTGTGGACAAGCAATGGCATCTCCGCTGCCTGAAATGCTGTGAATGTAAACTGGCCTTGGAATCAGAACTGACTTGTTTCGCAAAAGATGGAAGCATCTATTGTAAAGAGGATTATTACAG GTTTTCGGTGCAGAGGTGTGCTCGGTGCCACCTGGGCATTTCAGCTTCAGAGATGgttatgagagcgagggagtccgTCTATCATCTAAGCTGCTTCACGTGCACCACGTGCAACAAGACCCTGAGTACAGGAGACCATTTTGGCATGAAGGAAAATCTAGTCTATTGCCGGGTTCACTTTGAGCTCTTGGTCCAAGGAGATTTCCATCCTCAGCTCAACTACACTGAGCTCTCGGCCAAAGGCGGAGGACTGTCCACGCTGCCATACTTCACCAACGGAACAGGGGCAGTGCAAAAGGGGAGGCCCAGAAAGAGGAAGAGTCCGGCCCTGGGAGTGGACATCATCAACTACACCTCAG GTTGCAATGAGAACGATACAGATTTGGACAGAGACCAGTCATATCCTCCCTCCCAAAAGACAAAACGTATGCGTACCTCATTCAAGCATCACCAGCTCCGCACCATGAAGTCATACTTCGCTATAAACCACAATCCAGACGCAAAGGATTTAAAGCAACTGGCTCAAAAAACAGGATTAACCAAAAGGGTCCTACAG
- the LHX9 gene encoding LIM/homeobox protein Lhx9 isoform X5 encodes MEIVGCRTEESAYPFRPAAMLFHGITGGHIQGIMEEMERRSKSADSRLAKTIQVNGRETRMPPLSPEKPALCAGCGGKISDRYYLLAVDKQWHLRCLKCCECKLALESELTCFAKDGSIYCKEDYYRRFSVQRCARCHLGISASEMVMRARESVYHLSCFTCTTCNKTLSTGDHFGMKENLVYCRVHFELLVQGDFHPQLNYTELSAKGGGLSTLPYFTNGTGAVQKGRPRKRKSPALGVDIINYTSGCNENDTDLDRDQSYPPSQKTKRMRTSFKHHQLRTMKSYFAINHNPDAKDLKQLAQKTGLTKRVLQNIS; translated from the exons ATGGAAATTGTGGGGTGCAGAACAGAAGAAAGTGCCTATCCCTTCCGACCAGCAGCCATGCTCTTCCATGGGATAACAGGGGGACATATACAAGGGATCATGGAAGAGATGGAGAGAAGGTCCAAGTCAGCAGATAGCCGCCTAGCCAAAACTATCCAGGTCAATGGCAGAGAAACA AGAATGCCGCCACTCAGCCCGGAGAAGCCAGCTCTGTGTGCAGGATGTGGAGGGAAGATCTCTGACAGATACTACCTATTGGCTGTGGACAAGCAATGGCATCTCCGCTGCCTGAAATGCTGTGAATGTAAACTGGCCTTGGAATCAGAACTGACTTGTTTCGCAAAAGATGGAAGCATCTATTGTAAAGAGGATTATTACAG AAGGTTTTCGGTGCAGAGGTGTGCTCGGTGCCACCTGGGCATTTCAGCTTCAGAGATGgttatgagagcgagggagtccgTCTATCATCTAAGCTGCTTCACGTGCACCACGTGCAACAAGACCCTGAGTACAGGAGACCATTTTGGCATGAAGGAAAATCTAGTCTATTGCCGGGTTCACTTTGAGCTCTTGGTCCAAGGAGATTTCCATCCTCAGCTCAACTACACTGAGCTCTCGGCCAAAGGCGGAGGACTGTCCACGCTGCCATACTTCACCAACGGAACAGGGGCAGTGCAAAAGGGGAGGCCCAGAAAGAGGAAGAGTCCGGCCCTGGGAGTGGACATCATCAACTACACCTCAG GTTGCAATGAGAACGATACAGATTTGGACAGAGACCAGTCATATCCTCCCTCCCAAAAGACAAAACGTATGCGTACCTCATTCAAGCATCACCAGCTCCGCACCATGAAGTCATACTTCGCTATAAACCACAATCCAGACGCAAAGGATTTAAAGCAACTGGCTCAAAAAACAGGATTAACCAAAAGGGTCCTACAG
- the LHX9 gene encoding LIM/homeobox protein Lhx9 isoform X3, which translates to MEIVGCRTEESAYPFRPAAMLFHGITGGHIQGIMEEMERRSKSADSRLAKTIQVNGRETRMPPLSPEKPALCAGCGGKISDRYYLLAVDKQWHLRCLKCCECKLALESELTCFAKDGSIYCKEDYYRRFSVQRCARCHLGISASEMVMRARESVYHLSCFTCTTCNKTLSTGDHFGMKENLVYCRVHFELLVQGDFHPQLNYTELSAKGGGLSTLPYFTNGTGAVQKGRPRKRKSPALGVDIINYTSGCNENDTDLDRDQSYPPSQKTKRMRTSFKHHQLRTMKSYFAINHNPDAKDLKQLAQKTGLTKRVLQGEQCSGFNSHTTRRLKIP; encoded by the exons ATGGAAATTGTGGGGTGCAGAACAGAAGAAAGTGCCTATCCCTTCCGACCAGCAGCCATGCTCTTCCATGGGATAACAGGGGGACATATACAAGGGATCATGGAAGAGATGGAGAGAAGGTCCAAGTCAGCAGATAGCCGCCTAGCCAAAACTATCCAGGTCAATGGCAGAGAAACA AGAATGCCGCCACTCAGCCCGGAGAAGCCAGCTCTGTGTGCAGGATGTGGAGGGAAGATCTCTGACAGATACTACCTATTGGCTGTGGACAAGCAATGGCATCTCCGCTGCCTGAAATGCTGTGAATGTAAACTGGCCTTGGAATCAGAACTGACTTGTTTCGCAAAAGATGGAAGCATCTATTGTAAAGAGGATTATTACAG AAGGTTTTCGGTGCAGAGGTGTGCTCGGTGCCACCTGGGCATTTCAGCTTCAGAGATGgttatgagagcgagggagtccgTCTATCATCTAAGCTGCTTCACGTGCACCACGTGCAACAAGACCCTGAGTACAGGAGACCATTTTGGCATGAAGGAAAATCTAGTCTATTGCCGGGTTCACTTTGAGCTCTTGGTCCAAGGAGATTTCCATCCTCAGCTCAACTACACTGAGCTCTCGGCCAAAGGCGGAGGACTGTCCACGCTGCCATACTTCACCAACGGAACAGGGGCAGTGCAAAAGGGGAGGCCCAGAAAGAGGAAGAGTCCGGCCCTGGGAGTGGACATCATCAACTACACCTCAG GTTGCAATGAGAACGATACAGATTTGGACAGAGACCAGTCATATCCTCCCTCCCAAAAGACAAAACGTATGCGTACCTCATTCAAGCATCACCAGCTCCGCACCATGAAGTCATACTTCGCTATAAACCACAATCCAGACGCAAAGGATTTAAAGCAACTGGCTCAAAAAACAGGATTAACCAAAAGGGTCCTACAG